The genomic window AGAGCAGACGGGCAATTTGTTTTAGCTGGCAATATTTTAGTAAGACAAAGAGGAACAAAAATCCATCCAGGAATTAATGTAGGAAGAGGAAAAGATGACACCCTTTTTGCTATGGCTGATGGAATTGTTAAGTTTGAACGAAAAGGTAGAGATAAAAAACAAGTAAGTGTATATCCTAGAGAGGTAATAATGCAATAATAAAGAATATCATGACCACTTCAGATTTACTGGGGTGGTTTTTTCACTTTCTTAAGAATAAATAAGAATAAAAAAGAAAGAAACCGGTGAAAATGAGAAAGAAGAGAGTTGACAACAAAAGGTTACTTGTTATAATAAAAATATTATGAATAAAATAAATTTCAAATATTACATTATCTTGTGAAATTTAGTTTACCACAAGAAAGCGGTGATAAAATGTTTATAGATCAAGTAGAGATATATGTAAAAGCAGGAAATGGAGGTCATGGAGCTGTTGCCTTTCGAAGGGAAAAGTATGTTCCTGCAGGAGGGCCAGCAGGTGGTGATGGTGGAAAAGGGGGAGACGTAATATTTAAAGTAGATCCAGGGATACGTACTTTAATGGATTTTCGATATAAGAAAAAGCATGTGGCGCAAAATGGAGAAAATGGTGGAAATAAAAAAATGAGTGGTAAAAAGGGAGAAGATTTGATTGTAAAAGTGCCTCCTGGAACCATTGTACGGGATAAAGAAACAGGAAAAATTATTGCAGATTTAACCAAACCTTTCGAGAAAAAAATTATTGCGAGAGGAGGAAAAGGAGGAAGAGGAAATCAGCATTTTGCTACTTCTACTAGGCAAGCTCCCCGTTTTTCTGAAGGTGGTCTTCCTGGGGAAGAAAGAAGATTAATTTTAGAACTTAAGTTGCTAGCAGATGTTGGCTTATTGGGATTTCCTAATGTAGGAAAATCTACTTTATTAGCTGCAGTAACTAAAGCAAAACCTAAAATAGCTGACTATCATTTTACTACTCTAATTCCTAATCTTGGAGTAGTAGAATGGAAAGATGGCAATAGTTTTGTTATGGCAGATATTCCAGGGCTTATTGAAGGAGCTCATAAAGGAGCAGGATTAGGGCATCAATTTTTACGTCATATAGAAAGAACAAAATTATTGATACATGTTTTAGATGTCTCTGGAATAGAAGGTAGAAATCCCGTAGAAGATTTTAAAATTATTAATCAAGAATTAGTAAATTATAATGAAAAACTATCCAAGAGAAAACAAATTGTAGCTTTAAATAAAATAGATTTAGTATTAAAAGAAGAGCAAATTCATGTTACTAAAAACAAACTAGAAGAAATGGGTTATGAAGTATATCTTATTTCAGCAGCTACTAGAAAAGGAATTGAACCTTTAATCGATCGAGTTATTGAGCTATTAGAAGAAATTGGAGAAGT from Garciella nitratireducens DSM 15102 includes these protein-coding regions:
- the rpmA gene encoding 50S ribosomal protein L27, with the protein product MIKMNLQLFAHKKGVGSSRNGRDSESKRLGVKRADGQFVLAGNILVRQRGTKIHPGINVGRGKDDTLFAMADGIVKFERKGRDKKQVSVYPREVIMQ
- the obgE gene encoding GTPase ObgE translates to MFIDQVEIYVKAGNGGHGAVAFRREKYVPAGGPAGGDGGKGGDVIFKVDPGIRTLMDFRYKKKHVAQNGENGGNKKMSGKKGEDLIVKVPPGTIVRDKETGKIIADLTKPFEKKIIARGGKGGRGNQHFATSTRQAPRFSEGGLPGEERRLILELKLLADVGLLGFPNVGKSTLLAAVTKAKPKIADYHFTTLIPNLGVVEWKDGNSFVMADIPGLIEGAHKGAGLGHQFLRHIERTKLLIHVLDVSGIEGRNPVEDFKIINQELVNYNEKLSKRKQIVALNKIDLVLKEEQIHVTKNKLEEMGYEVYLISAATRKGIEPLIDRVIELLEEIGEVPSIFEEEEIIEDIYTLEEDKKMIVRKKNNQYIVEGSDLEKLINSVNFEDLDSIRYFQRMLRNKGIIDELEKKGIQDGDIVKILDIEFEYYK